AACAGTTTTGTCAATTGTATTCTAGCATATGATATGGCCTGTGACGCTTTTTCTAGATAGATGTCAATCATTTTTAAAATAACTGGTCTTCAATTGATCAATTCGGTTTTCATGCATCATGCAGTATAATTATGTTACCATTTCTTTTTAATCCTTTCTTTTGGTACATTACATTTTCTTTTAATTCTTTCTTTTAGTACATTACCATGTTCTGTACTTCTTCTTCCCATCATAAAAGGGTGATGTTTTCTATGCAACTTTATGAATTTTGGCTAGCGGCGTCTTTATAGGTATTGATATTGAACGACATATGAAAACAATGTGTAACTTTTTGAAAAAGTATTGAAATTCATTTTATATGTTGATATCAAAGCAACACTTTTTTATAATATGAACGGGCATTACTTTTACCCGTCTCCTAAATAGTCACTGAAATCTAAAATGATTTCTCAGTCAATGCCATTTTCTTATTGAGGTTTAGGAGGGGttgtttttttttggtaaaatgGGTGAGAGGCCAGACTGGCGAAGGAGGTGGGCGTGAGGGCAAAGCGGTAGAGGATCGTCGGATGGGCTAGTTCTAGAGTGAGGGAGCTCCAAAAAAGAGAGATTAATTCGATAGGGGTGGTGGGCTCAGATCTCGCGTCAGGGACATCGCTGAAGATAATTGTACGTGAAAATGGGAGGCAAGAGAGCGAGCCAATGTCGGGATTCGACGGAGGTTGAAGAAGACTAGTGACGAGCGTGGGCAAGGGTTGAAGATGATTTTTAAACCGTCCGATCGTtgcctcaattttttttagaaacaagCCCACGAAGTATAGCATCACCCTTAATTTATTGTGCTTGATGTTACAGGCTGACAAGGCCACCATAGTGGGGGAAGCCGTGAGCTACATCAGGACTCTGGAAGGCACGCTCCAGAGGCTGGAGAAGCTGAAGCTGGAGCGCATGCGCGCGCAGCAGCTCGGTCTCGGCAGCAGCGCGGCACCCGCGTCGTCACCGATGCGCCACGGCACACCGGCGCCAGCGACAAGGGAGGCGGCCTTGGCGGACATGGCCCAGGGCTGGAACGCGCTGCGGGACGCCGCGGCGGGGGAGGGGAGCTCCGCCGCGCCCCCGGCGCCGTTCCAGACGTGGTCCGGGCCGAACGTCGTGGTGAGCGTGTCCGGCGGCGACGCGTTCATCAACCTGTGCACGCCGCGGCAGCTGGGCCTGCTGACGAAAGCGCTGTTCGTGCTGGAGAAGCATCGCATCGACGTCGTGACGACGGACATCTCGTCCGACCGGAACCGGAGCATGTTCTCCATCCATGCGCGTGTAAGTCAACGGCAACGTTCGATCGGGATAACGTACAACAGAATTGCGTTTGCATTTCAGTTTCTTCACTGATTTGGCTGAAACCTAATGAAACTTCGCATGTTTGCGTGAGCAGATCAATGGAGCCTCCGCACACTTCTCGGAGAACCTGACGGCTGAAGACAGGTACAAGCTGGCAGTGTCAGAGCTGCTGCACTGGCTCGCCAAATGAGATGGATGCTCATGCATAGCCTGCAATCAGCTCTGAGCTGAGCTGCTCCTGCCATCAATCGGCACTCGTTATCGCAGATTTTGAAAGGAAGAACTCGTTTTTCAAGAAGTTTAGTCATTGAACTATTGTCTTTTCGCAACAATTTGGTGCAAACCGTACAAGTACTGTTTTGTCATTGAACTATTGTCTTCTCGTAATAATTTGGCGCAACCCGTACCAGTACTATTTGAGCTTACACATGTTGTGGTTCGTTGGTTTTTTTGGAATGGAGGGCTTGACGTCCTATATTGTTAATATAAAGACCAGTATATTAGAGCAGACAAACCACTGTGAGGGCCAAATCAACATCCACAAAGACACCAATACATTGAATGCAAGTGGATGCTTTGACTTTGATGCGGCTTCTGGAGGTCTCTCGAGACGACGCACAACAAATGTCCATTGGTGACCGGAAGGAGACCACTGACAGCCTGACCAAGCCGGAGAAGAAGATCTAATAACCATTGAAAAGCCACATGCTAGAAACCAATGAACCAACATCAACCTGCTTCACCTCTTGGCAGGATACAATCGGCACCACCATTCCCGCTGGTTGCCTGAAGGAATATCTGAAGCTGCAAGACACCAGAAGATAGCACCGAGAATCCAGAGGCAGTTCCCGGCGCCGTCGAGAACAAGCCCAGCACAGGGGCATACAAATTCCAGTAGCTCCAGAGAAGAGCTAGGGCTGCGGAAGACATACCTCTATCCGACTTTGCTGGAGAGGACGCCAGATCCACCAACACCCGAATCGGCGGCCAGGACAAGTTGCTCAAATCATTCCAGTAGCGCAGCAACACATGCATGGGTTGTTCCCTTGGAGGCCCTTAGAGAATGAGAGGTGACACTCACGTGAACTTTAAAGAAAACTAGCTCTTGAagtagagagaagaggagagatgAAGGCATATATTGCCTTAAAATTTCTGAAAGGAAACACGGTCATAAAGCTTTGAACTAATCTTCAGACTCTCGAACCCGCCACTATAGGAATTTCGAAGCTCATTCCTACAATCCAAATGGCACCAGAAAAATAATACCTATATTATCACAATCTAAACAATCCCAATGAAAACCCTTCATTCATAGAATCTAAAAATTCTCAATAAAAACTGTTGAAGGAATAATACCACATCAGCGCTCCATTTGACTTTGGCCGACCTCAGCCAATCCCATATAGGAATTGGCACTACTAACACAGTAATGAAGTTGTTTCTGAAGTTATCATAAAGGGTTGGAGCTGAAGGGCAGGCCGGTCTGGAGATTTTGGTGACCCATGCTGAAACTAAACTAAAAACAAGGTCTCATTGTATTGAAAcatcaaaaaattaattaatatataaattgtaaagataatatttgaTACATTAAAAATTTGTTTTCGATAGACACTTAAAGAATATCCAAAAGGTCAGACGGCCCGCACCAGCCAGTGAAGACGCAATGTGCCACAAGGCGCCCGAAGGAGGTGAGGGCCGTGGCCGAGGGCGCGCTAAGGAAGTCGAGTAGATGCTCTAGCATGGCGCCGCGCCATGCGCACCTGCACCCACTAGCACCAGCGCCGCGTACATGGATGACGACGATAACACAACATTATTGGTgtgggtggaggaggtggcggtgacGTCCATTGGTGAAAGCGCGAGGTGCTTGGCGAGGCAGAGCGCAGTGCCGTCTGCCTGTCCAGTGAGGTGGTGTAGGAGGCGGATTAGAACTGCATGAGATGAAGTGATCTCGTCGACTATTTGACTTCTCTATACACGAGATGATTACTAATTTAGATGCTACTAACCTACTGCAAAGGAACCAAAGCTGCTTCTGGGTCGACCAAAAGCCAAAGGTCATACACGACCATGTAACTTTGACCGCAAGTCGATTAGATTTTAGATTGTTGTGCTTTTTTGAGTCATAGTTAATATACATGTGTACCTATATGGGAGGAGGCTCTGGATTTTAGGGGCCTAGGGTGGCCGTCCCGCTTGCCCCTCACCAAGGCCGGCCCTGCCGAAGGGACAACTGACACGAAGCATGGGGCCCAAAGGCCGAGTCTCCGATCCCGAAAGGTTGAAGTCAACGAAGGTGCCGGCAAAGCCCGAAAGGCTATTCAACGTGGAGCGAAGGCCTCGAAGGTCAATGTCTCGTTCTCAAGGACAAGGGTTGCCGACGGCaactgtagcaaaaatgactctattagatcatgattgtgattttggtgattaatgataacatagttattaggactaacatatttgtcaaaaatatatgttagtaagtctcattgatgtaatacattaagaagccatcgtagctgggacaaagtttgattaaattagaaaaatctTAGAAAGATTGGtctcatcagatggtccggtgcagataagtttgcactcatcggagcattatgtccagatgCTAATaacctcactagatagtccggtgaatagGACATGAACTTATCGGAGTTTCTAACAAAGGGGGGGAAGGCTCGAAGGAGGCAGATAATGTCGCTGAAGGGTAGTCTAACACATGTACCAATAGACACGTGTAGCGAGTATAATACCTTAAGAATATTTTGGGAATATTCTTAGGGATAGTTGAGAACATTCTTAGAGATAGAGACACTAATGTAATGTGAACTTGAGTGGTTAAAGTATGATTATAAATATCCTCACCCTATTGTGTGATGCAATGGACAATTAAGATACCACAAAATACTAGTTCATTTGTGGTTTAAGTCCCAACAAAAACCCTTCATTCCAAACATGCCTTAATGTGTTTATCAGTTTTGGCCGTATAATATTCTTAGCTCCGCTGGGTTAATTTGACAAAAAGGTGAAAAATGGCAGTGGTACACATGCTAGTTCCCTCGATGAGCCCAATTATACAAAATGTAATCATGGGCGGACCCAACATACAAAGAGTGGGGGTACAGGGCCCATTCAAATTCTTATTTTTCAGAGAACTTTAGTGAATttagtatattttttaagttaCAAAGGCTCAATCACTATTATGGTCCTGCTTAATTTTTTAGGCTGGGTCCACCCCTGAATGTAATCTAACGTAGTATTGGGTTTAAGGTCTGCTTGAACCACATGATTTTTTCTTGATTATTGTGAGAATTGAACTAATTTCTCTGTAATTCATATGAAATTAATGTGTTCCAAACAGACCATAAaaggagattttttttaaatcaaatgTTTGCAAAGCTtcacttttaaaaaaactcaaaggGGGTGTGCTTCTAGAAATATATAGTCATGTCTAGAAATAGGCAAAATTGACTACATACCTAGATTATGGGCACTTGCTGAAGGAGTGCATATGGCTGTGTTTGGTCAGACCGAGGCTGTTTTTAGGCTGAAAAGTTGGCTTCTAGTTGATAGCTGATGACTTTTTGCTATTAACttttgcaataaatttttaacttctcagcacGCTAAAAGTCAGAAAAGCTCATGTTAACAAACTTCTCAACTTTCAGTTCATTTCATTAGAAGCTAGCTTTTCAAAAATCAACTTCTTAGCAGCTTGTTTGGTTGggcttctgacttctgagaAGCAAAAATCAGGAAAACCCCAACCAAACAGGGCCCATGTGTGGCCACTCCTTGAAGTGATGAAATCATGTTCATTTGCAATTTGCGCTAGCTATATCTCACATCACTTCTTTAAGCAATAAATGATCTATTAAAAAGTTTTTAAATAAGGAGAAAAAATTGCCTAGGATACATGTCTTATGCAGCTTGCCCTAATTGGGCGTGTAGTGGTGACCATCTTTACACCGTTTACCATGGGTTCGGCGGCAGACATTTCCTCGCCAAGTACTGCCCCTGCCgaagagaggaaaagagaaaaactaacacgaaaaaaaggagaggagaaaTTGCCTAGCACATGTGTCATGCGCCtgcaaaatcatcatcatcatcagagctGTTGTAGCTGAGTTTTTGAAATCCAAAATTTGGCGCACCATGCCACCAGCACACGAGCTACTTCGTGCTTTGCGTGCTCGGTCACCCATTTGAGCGCAGCCGCGCCTGTTAGCTATGCAGTATGGGACTAACAAAACGAAAATATGCGAGCGCGTCCTCTATCCTTTACCATTTCTCGTTCGGACGGCTGAGCCAAAAACACACCGTGAGCTGCAGCAACAAAATGCATCGGCTGAAAAACTAGATCCGTAACTTGTAACcattttttaagtatttaaatggatttaaatagaaaaatattcaactacaaaattatataCCTTGTTGTTGGTACAATTTTcacaaaatttatgaattttttcatCCAAGATCATATAGAAAACTTATATGTAGGACACAAGACATGTCAGTATGCGAAGTGACTTCAGACCCAATGTCAAGTAAGATGTCGGTATGTAGAGTGCCGATGTATActtatttatgcaaatattggattttaactattatttttgtaattatccaataaaataatattatttaaaaaaactcacCAAAAATATGAGAAACCATGTGTTACCGGCATTTTTAAAACCCTCTTCTTAATGGTTTTCGAGGTCCACTTGATGACTTGAGggcatttcatcaaacaccTACATggtttaaaaaattaaaaataagatTTTACATAGCAGTTGGATCTGTGGCGATTGCGGCTGAGGAAGATATGTGGTGGCCGATGCATCACAAACTGGTGACAATGGTGATGCCTCACAAAGACGGCAGCAGGCAGGCGTCGTGTGTACTACCACACGACGGATGGCATGGTGATTGTGGAAGGGGGCAGGGCGGCTCCAGGGTGGCTGTGACGCCTCGCGATGACAACGATGGGCATGCAGCTACAATGTGGACTGCCACACGACGACGGGTGTGGTGTCGGCTATGGAAGGGATCAAGGCAATGAGTGCATGCCTGGAGGGAATCAGGGCGGGTTGAGGATGGTAGTAGGTGGATGCGACGTGGATTTTAGGAGAATCGATAGGCAGCGGACATGAAGGAAGGGAAGGGGTGGAGGGGATAGAGGATTGGGATGGCTTGTTCGCTGATTTTAGGGGAATATTTCCTAACAAAGCGTAGCATGTTTATGCCACTTACCATAGTTTTAGGGGAACAGGTCTTTATTAATTGATCTCATGATTTTAGGGGAAACATATACATGATTTGGACCATAATATGATGGATGCTTCACAAAGTTCCTGCTAAACTCATGCTTTTTATATTACTAACATCTGCACACGTGTTTCACACATATGGAATCAATCGAGGATATAGCAATATAGAGGgaaaattccttatttgccatcgGAAAAACATCCCTCTTCCCTCTATGTCATTCCAAGAAACGAATTTCCTTATTTGTCAcctgtttcattttttttttccttccataCCACTCTATTAGCCTTTCTATCAGTTCTACCAACGAAATTCACTGTTCATATGTACTGTTCATATACACAGTAGTTttctgttttaaaaaataagtggtcttctgttttttttcaaaaattctagaactttttgtacgtcTTTCATAATCTacgtgcaacctattttaattagattcatccaaaaaatctgtgtagaattcaaactaaaattctctaaaaaaaactacttttataacttttaacaattgttatgacttcaaataaaatcctaaaaacctagaaaaatttaccaatattttttatgtgatggaaaaacttctaaaattatttctggccttatgttatatggtgaaaaagtgactTCCAAAATGGGGTATTACagaggaactcacttttttaccatataacatagggttgtaaataattttagaaattagtccatcacataagaagaatgtTATTAAATTTTCccattttttgggattttatttaagttcctaacaattgttagaaattataaaattagcctttttagagaattttagtttaaattctacacaagcTTTTTGTGTGAATCCGATTAAAATAAGTTTCACATGGATTATATAACACGTACAAAAGgttctaggatttttagagGAACAGAAGGTGtctgatttttgaagaaatagaAAACCATTGTGTGTGTGAACAATACTAATGAATAGAATTGGTAAACATGCTAACAGAGTGGTATGGAAGGAACGAAAAATGAAACTGACGGCAGTGGAGTGTCATAGAGGGAAGAAGGATGTCTTTcgatggcaaataaggaatttttctatatatagaagttaaatattagatgtttatgtatgaaagataaataatatgagattaaatgtactttaaaatatatgaaatgtAAATATTGGACGTCTAGATATATAAGGTAATTAatatgagattaaatatatttttggaaggagAAACGGAGAGAATTTATGTACGGTGATCATTAGATCATCTCGAATGGACAGTGGTAACCGGTCAATTATACCATAactcatatattttataatagttatagaagtatagatatagatgtgTTGAATTAGAGAAGAGGAGAGATGAACACATATGTTGCCGTACACTTCTGAAAAGGAAACACAAAGCTTTGAATTAATCTTTAGACTTTAGAATCCTTCGCTATATGAATTCTGAGTCTCACTCCTACAACCATATGGCTCCAGAATAATAATTTCTATATTATTCCAATCTTAAAATTTCCAATAAgaatccttcatttcaaacaAACCATAAAGGAGAATTTTTTTACATCAATTGTTTGCAAAGCTTCACGTTTAAGAAAACTATAAGAGTCGTTCTACTATAATTAACTAGTCATGTCTAGAAATATGCAAAATTGACTACGTACCTAGATTATAGGCACTTGCTGAAGGACTGCATATGTGTGGCCACTTCTTGAAGTGGTGAAATCATATTCATTTGCTATTTGCGCTAGCTATATCTCACAtcatttctttaaaaaataatctataaaaaacttaaataaggagaaaaaaattgCCTAGCATGCATGTCGCAAGCGACTTGCCCTTGATGGGCTCGTGTAGTGGTCACCATCTTTAAACCGTTTACCATGGGTTTGAATTGCTAAGGGTGCATGCCACACGCGGCCACCGGTTGATGGGGTTACCCGGATGTGTTTTGAGGAGGGAACGACGTGGTTAGCTTCTCGATGTGGCACTAAAAATACATCATCTTCTCGGCGGCAGGCGTTACTACGTTAGCGACTTACAAGTTTTCGGTTGTtgtgtgtcacacccggtttttcaaaagaattatCAAGTAGGATTCACGTATATGTTAGGATCAGTTTTATCATACATACGGTGATATtataagtgatatacagttctatattgaaaaaaacaattttattgAAATGATTACCAGAATTTTAAACAGCAgcggaagaacaagagggaACTCCGACGAAAGTTTCAAGGCACACCACAAGCAATTGACTGAGGGCAACGTGACCCAGGATGCTCCATCTTCAtatagccttcagcttccttgatcaaCACTTAGACTTCTCCCACTGAGTaacatttattattggaaacaacaagtgtgagtacatattgtACTCCGCAAATATAGGAATgtatgacatgagggcttaaATCAAGAAATGGTTAGACATTGGTTAACTCCACTAAAAAACCttaacctatgactccaacCATCCTATTTACTAATTGTGAGAACACAACTAAACAAGAgaaacagctcatcggattccatccgactaccaaaactcaccaagtaattccattacctgatTACCTGACCAACCAAACTAAAActctgatcccaactaatcaagaagaagtccaagtcactcttgaccgtgagcacggctgatcgatcagatttatactttgcagagtttgcccatctttccccaTGGGTCGTGATTTCTTCACCCGCATTACCAGATGACAGTCTTCATGCTGCCGTGTTGATCAGGCACTTACACACTCttgaggtgtgcgctaggagatcactacaagcatccactgaggtttcaccgctaacagacgattacatcgttgcagaaaccccctcttgtgccactcaaccgtccaaatGGTGCTCACGGAACTGGAGGGTAGCTAATTCATTggccaggtcgtacccatataggccacgtggatggttgcggttttagcttggttacatgttcaagaatcggtccttaggatcccacacaggaacaatcaCAAACCTGCtgtgcagcaccacctcaaaccaaccatccagttaggatccatatactatgttgctacaaaagattaccactctcgatcatgttgcatagacattaatcaagtttaactcataaaccaaccatgacagcgactagcatatctacccttattCCCATGACTCTttcaacgacgacaaggataatcagataattactagtaaaccctaatcataggtttccaattttagataagcatgcatgaaggataaacaactaacatataaatactaaaataggtgcaaaatgaggaaggacacttgcctggctACTGCTCAGTTATCTTCATAAACTCGGTTCTGGCATATCTTGAAGTATCGACCTTGTAGCTCATCGATTCTCTAGAAACACCATATTCTGCTCACAAGATCTAccaacaaaagagaaagcacaaaacaactaaaaaacaatacaccaaacagagacaacacattataaaaaaactatggttggatagggtaCGGTTTTAAAAGAATTTGGGCACAAGAACCGCTCAAATCAGAGTCCAGACGGAGAAGAACAGGTTCTcggaagattaaattagggttgaagaaaaaggagccaAAATATTTCCTGAAAATATTCTCGACCAATTATTTGAtgaaggaaaaccctaactaaCAATTGGAATAGAGTGGAACAAGGCGATGGCTGGCGGTGGGCTCTCAGCGTCGCCGGTGATGGAGGACACggatgacgacgatgacggTCACTGATGTCGACGTCGGCAGCAGTGAGTTCCAACAAATTGAggagagcatggtgtagaacgcgaTAAGGCAAGCTCAGTTTTATGGTTGGTCTTAGCAGCGGTGTTCTGAGGTAGCAGCAAAATAGCGACGAATGCTCCCAGGTTCGGTGGTGACCGCGCACAGACACATCAAAGAAGGCGTGCGCGTTCTCGGAGATTGGCAGTGATATTCAAGAAATGGTTTGAATagaattattcatattttctggaaCACGGTTTTGCAGAGATGGTTTGGATAGGGCTTCAcctgagaaggagatcgattggTTGGAACTTTGGCGAGATTGTGCAACGACGTTAGAAGTTGGGATTGCGCTCCTGGTGGCGTCACTGCAGATGCAGGGGAACCCTCAATTTGACGCATAGAAGATGTGACACACCGTGACATGGTTGATGCATCTAAATGGCTCCTGGATTGACAGGGAGCACGAATGCATTCCAGGTGCACGCGCAAAACACTCACAGATAAGGGGGCAGCGGCATAGCGACCACAAAATTGTTGGCGTCGATGCTCTTCTGGCTGAACCGCTTTTAGGGATTGTTGAGGACAACTAGGGGCACATATTAGGGAAAGGGATCGGTGATTGGAGCTCCGGTCCGTCGGGGAACGTGGCTGACATTCTAGGTACGCAGGACGTGTGCG
This genomic window from Phragmites australis chromosome 7, lpPhrAust1.1, whole genome shotgun sequence contains:
- the LOC133925476 gene encoding transcription factor bHLH95-like, with amino-acid sequence MSQDGASRPEDVEGSHDRAASPGGSTPAGAGSATVKTAASSSSSVKPAGENNSSGSKPASPAVIHAGENSNAGSKPASPAVVDAVESNAGEGKDDVAVGEGGGDAAAAGSGSGSGKGKSAKEAEAEHALHIWTERERRKKMKNMFSSLHALLPQLPEKADKATIVGEAVSYIRTLEGTLQRLEKLKLERMRAQQLGLGSSAAPASSPMRHGTPAPATREAALADMAQGWNALRDAAAGEGSSAAPPAPFQTWSGPNVVVSVSGGDAFINLCTPRQLGLLTKALFVLEKHRIDVVTTDISSDRNRSMFSIHARVSQRQPSAHFSENLTAEDRYKLAVSELLHWLAK